The DNA segment CTTTATTAAAATTGCTAAATCAGACGAATAATCATATCTTAGAATCTGTGTTGCAGATATTTTCTCTAGCTCTTTCAAACAATCCGGATTTACAAGAATGCGTCTTCAAAAAAAACGGTTTAAAAACATTGTTGCTGAAATTACAAGAATCCCAGAAGACAGTAAtcgataaaaaattaataacgGCGATCTCTGCCCTCATTAGACACCATGATGAGgcggaaaataaatttattgaCTATGGGGGGGTCGGCTTTTTAGTATACGGGATGCAGACAAATATTTACCAGTACCAGGAGAAGTCAGCTCTGCTACTAAAGCATCTAGTACATCAGAACAAAATAAcatttgaaatatttttaaaaaacgaaataatgAAGGGACTGATATGtcttgcgaaaaataaaaatatcgatGAAACGGGTATACAGTATGGGGAGACGACAGCTGAACTGTTTTTGGCACTCATTCAGAACCACCGGCATAAATTGGCCAAGTCAGGTTACCTCCATAACATGAAGATCTTGATAGAGGACCGCTTGGCCTACCTCCGCGTTGTCCAGGACAGCGCCTCCTACGACGTTTCACAGGAGATCGACTTGTTCACCGACTGCTTGAAGTTAACCAGGTAGTGCACTGCAGACCGACCGATCAGTGTGAAAATGTTCCATCTGCCTGTTACACGGATACACATTCACATTCACATTCGCACGCATGTTTCTGCTTCTTTCTACTTATGTTTCttcatgtgcatatgtgtgtgtgcgatTGTACACCTTCCCGCCCCTGATCCacttgtgattttttttttttgtttttgtttttgccCCTTTGCAGCTGGCCAGGAGCGAAGCAGCCAGAGCAGAAAAACAGCGGTCAGTTTAGCTTATCCAACTGGTAGGAATGGAACCTGTGAAACGGTAGGTCAAAGGAGATAGTTCTCAGGTGGGTTAACCAGATTGACATTCTCAATCCGTTTCTCCTCTACAACTTGCCACACTTGTACGGCAATGGTCCTTGCAAAATATTCTtaagaaattttttcaatttaaaaaaaaattgacaaaaaaagTGAGTTGCCCTGTCCCACCCCATGGcttttttgaagaaggaaaggactGGTGGGCTTATGACATATGGATGAAACAGCCAGTTTGATTTATTGCAGTGCGCTGCTGGCCCATTGCCAAGGACCTTCTTTTTGCTCCTCTTTTTGccacgttttttttctccacttgtTTTGCTCCTAACTTCCCCTCCTTCGACTCATTTCGAAcacacattttgtttttaattaacACATATGTAGGCATGTAAGCACTTAAGCATGTAAGCATTTAAGCATGTAAGCATGTAAGCATGTAAGCATTTAAGCATGTAAGCATGTAAGCATGTAAGCATTTAAGCATGTAAGCATGTAAGCATGTAAGCATTTAAGCATGTAAACGCGGTGAAGCAAACAAAATGGCGTCTCTATGAATGACACATCTGGGCATATGCCGCCGATGCACCCTCGCCTTGTCCGTCACCAGCCCACATAGCGGTCGCCTGGCTGACGTGTGTACCCCTGGGCCACGCGCAATCGAATGGCCCGCCGGTTGAAGTAGAGGGGGTAGCTAAGCGTCATGCGGCCAAGGTAGCCCTTGCGAAAGTCGGTAACGAGGCGCATGGAGGCCTGGTTCAAGTCGTTGTGGAAGCGATCCCTTGCCAGGCGCTGTATAAAATGGTAGGCGCAGAATTTTCCCTCAAAATCAAGGCAATCCGTGAAGTTAATTTGATAGCGCTTGATTACTTTACCCATATCTACATACTCATTGTCGTAAAGATAAGCACGGTGGATATTCTGTAGTAGCGTCTCCGCCACGTTGTATATGTCATACATTTTTGGAGTTATGTGATTGCACAGAGCAAGCAggtaaatattattttccaCGTGCATGTAACTGTTGTAATGTCGAATGCATGCGGTGTTATCGCTATTGTTATTGTCACTCGAATGTCTATTATAAATCCTATCCAGAATGGCATTCTTGGTCGTCATGCCTCTCTCCCTGAGTGTGTAAAGATTAGGAGCTAATATTCCAGGCGTATCAATGAGTTCATACTTTTTGCAAGAATACATTTGTATGTTAGTGGTTAGACCTGGGTGGTCATACGACTTGGGCTTCTTCACTTCCAGTATACGGTTAATAAGAGCCGACTTGCCAACGTTAGGTAAACCGATAAAAATGCACTTGACTTTGTAATTGTGgagaccttttttttttttccgctcaATCACATGGTGACATAATCtgttaattaatttttttaacacaataatttccttcttcccatttttcgcATCCACAAATATTACTGCACTTTTCTTCAGTTGATTTTCCatgccttctttattttctatttttttattaaaatgcTTATCGTACCAGAAGAGTTTTCTTCTGTAGAAGCTACCCCATTCTTCGTTCCCTTTAATGGAAGACCGATCACAATTCGTGTAGACAATTATCCTGGGTTTGTTTGTcctaaaattaaaaatgtcgAGTGCATATAAGTCGTCGAACACGAACGGGATCATTCCATTTCTAACCTCCACTATAACATCACTAGCTTTAATATAATCTGGCAGTTTTGTAATTATCCTTTTCATGAATTGAGGAAACCAGTGAACTTTTACTCTCCCATAGAGTAAATCTTCATGCaagttttcctttattatattttcttttttgtatgaGAGGAATGTATTTACGTTGTTTTTGAAGAGCTCTAATGCAGATACATTGCTCCTTGAGAATAGCTTCTGTTCGGTTTCCCCTTCCTCCGTTAGACTACCAGACATGGGGTTGTCCGCTTcgtttatttcctccttctggtTGTTCTGCTCTTGGTCCAATGTGTAGGCTGACTCACCTGATGCCTTTCTCTTCGTGTCCAAAAGTAACTTGGCGTTGGCAAAGATATTTTCACGAAAGGTAGAGGAATTCTTCACCTCGGGGGAGGTTCCACGGACGAACCCCGTCTGTGGTTTGAAGAACTGTACAGATTCGAGCTGGA comes from the Plasmodium knowlesi strain H genome assembly, chromosome: 3 genome and includes:
- a CDS encoding ribosome biogenesis GTPase A, putative encodes the protein MALTLMFLLACMTQGALGIHITRSHVMQFHVTHPDIVLPPKATSVQGAHKRGMNRVLFLSTTSNYHRVHLHQNRVKSKKETSSEEEHAPTFDEYFNKRAEEDYTKLEAEKLKIMRENANTYRDEIRKVLERSYKSEYKKLLKEEKEDEEVSRQVHENLKITFLMKENINNFLFTRYSYMINRLKEQSAILRSLRGETTKSTTEGDITEGKSGEGDTTEGRSSEGDTKMKKSTEEKTTEGMIRDRITNGESVQLESVQFFKPQTGFVRGTSPEVKNSSTFRENIFANAKLLLDTKRKASGESAYTLDQEQNNQKEEINEADNPMSGSLTEEGETEQKLFSRSNVSALELFKNNVNTFLSYKKENIIKENLHEDLLYGRVKVHWFPQFMKRIITKLPDYIKASDVIVEVRNGMIPFVFDDLYALDIFNFRTNKPRIIVYTNCDRSSIKGNEEWGSFYRRKLFWYDKHFNKKIENKEGMENQLKKSAVIFVDAKNGKKEIIVLKKLINRLCHHVIERKKKKGLHNYKVKCIFIGLPNVGKSALINRILEVKKPKSYDHPGLTTNIQMYSCKKYELIDTPGILAPNLYTLRERGMTTKNAILDRIYNRHSSDNNNSDNTACIRHYNSYMHVENNIYLLALCNHITPKMYDIYNVAETLLQNIHRAYLYDNEYVDMGKVIKRYQINFTDCLDFEGKFCAYHFIQRLARDRFHNDLNQASMRLVTDFRKGYLGRMTLSYPLYFNRRAIRLRVAQGYTRQPGDRYVGW